The bacterium genome includes a region encoding these proteins:
- a CDS encoding DUF362 domain-containing protein produces the protein MSIENIADVYFYPFSDGMSASEKKEAFDYLIERAGLVKIIGKNDLTAIKIHFGEKKNSTHIPPFYVRPLSERIKQYGGKPFLTDTCVLYKSQRDNSVDHLMLAHEHGFTIEATGAPVIIADGLVGNLEREVKINSRIYEEVSIAASAREANAIVVMTHVTGHMAAGMGAAIKNIGMGFASRKGKLKQHSAMKPKIKHKFCTGCGVCVEWCPVDCITMSDGKATINREECIGCGECLAVCRFGAVRHDWAVEDKELQRRMAEHALGVVKGKEDKILFVSFLINITKDCDCMDFKQEPLIPDIGIIAGHDPVSVDLASLDLILEKTGKTLRYLTFPDIDPMEQINYGERIGLGKKQYNLVDLSK, from the coding sequence ATGAGCATTGAAAATATTGCAGATGTTTATTTTTATCCATTTTCAGATGGTATGTCTGCTTCAGAAAAGAAGGAAGCTTTTGACTATTTAATTGAACGCGCAGGCCTTGTTAAAATAATCGGGAAAAACGACCTTACAGCTATTAAAATTCATTTCGGAGAAAAAAAGAACAGCACTCACATTCCGCCGTTTTATGTGAGGCCATTATCTGAAAGAATAAAACAGTACGGCGGAAAACCTTTTTTAACTGATACCTGTGTTCTTTATAAAAGCCAGCGTGATAACAGTGTAGATCACTTGATGCTTGCTCACGAGCATGGATTTACAATTGAAGCCACAGGAGCGCCTGTAATTATTGCAGACGGGCTTGTGGGTAATCTTGAAAGAGAAGTAAAAATTAACAGCCGGATTTATGAGGAAGTTTCAATTGCTGCATCTGCACGGGAAGCAAATGCTATTGTTGTTATGACTCATGTTACAGGACATATGGCAGCTGGGATGGGAGCTGCAATAAAAAATATAGGCATGGGTTTTGCAAGTAGAAAGGGCAAACTTAAACAGCATTCTGCAATGAAGCCGAAGATAAAGCATAAATTCTGTACAGGTTGCGGAGTTTGTGTTGAATGGTGCCCTGTAGATTGTATAACTATGTCTGACGGTAAGGCAACGATAAACAGAGAGGAATGTATAGGATGCGGTGAATGTCTTGCGGTTTGCAGATTCGGAGCAGTCAGGCATGATTGGGCAGTAGAAGATAAGGAACTGCAGAGACGCATGGCTGAACATGCGCTTGGAGTTGTTAAAGGGAAAGAAGATAAGATACTGTTTGTAAGTTTTTTAATTAATATAACAAAAGATTGTGATTGCATGGATTTTAAGCAGGAACCCTTAATTCCGGATATAGGCATTATTGCAGGGCATGACCCTGTTTCAGTTGATCTGGCAAGCCTTGATTTGATTTTAGAAAAAACAGGGAAAACGCTTAGATATCTTACATTTCCTGATATCGATCCGATGGAGCAGATAAATTACGGCGAAAGGATAGGACTTGGGAAAAAACAATACAACCTGGTTGATTTATCAAAGTGA